The proteins below are encoded in one region of Paenibacillus sp. YYML68:
- the galA gene encoding beta-galactosidase GalA: MAREIWNMNLDWKFHEGDIAERNFNAIHQERYINSQWIKSGNNGVAKWGYDDTAWRLVQVPHDFVLERSAYSEAVPASHGSLVKGIGWYRKSFELPAEDEGKCLRLEFDGVFRDCSVWLNGHFLGRHLSGYTSFSYDITDVACYGGPNVVAVRADATEFEGWWYEGGGIYRDVRLVKTHRLHVPQWGTCVTSELNETHTSAVVTLETEVHNDELHDVTFELVTVLIDPQGRTVCEVQTTAVIASEERLVLKQDAEVELPILWSVDAPHLYTAHTMLRQAGVVVDSYDTPFGIRSIRFDPQQGFLLNGKPVKLKGVCCHEDHAGVGMALPAAVHEFRIQRLKEMGGNAYRTSHNPPTPALLEACDRLGMLVIDEVRFTETSEEALEQLRSLIKRDRNHPSVILWSLGNEEMGIQGREVGVRIMSRMQRLAHKLDPTRACTYGMNGDWLPMTEFHEQHGFHLDVHGFNYMMRRNWNAYDQFRERFPDQGCIGSENASTLSTRGLYKEEHSEPPLVLSEHANQLCIWSNPKRQGIVSGYGETYPVWGAQPEEAWKAAAERPYVAGLFVWTGFDYRGETFPYEYPSVLSRYGIMDFCGFAKDIFYYYKARWTEEPVLHVFPHWDWAGNEGEVIDVWAFTNMDEVELFLNGQSLGKQIVPPHGHPEWQVPYAQGRLTAKGYTNGALVVTTDIETTTGAAKLELRSARFDLTADHEDVGIVEVRVVDASGRLVPGADHEIVFSLEGPGKLIGTGNGNPVSREEDKKPQRKAYHGLCQVLVQTTDEAGELRLMAKSPGLASAELVLRSVQAEDAAGVRFVPSIGLADEDVLHVVGRLDAADGGV, translated from the coding sequence TTGGCACGTGAAATATGGAATATGAATCTGGATTGGAAGTTTCATGAGGGGGACATCGCCGAGCGCAACTTCAACGCGATTCACCAAGAGCGGTATATCAATTCGCAGTGGATCAAGTCGGGGAATAACGGTGTCGCCAAGTGGGGATACGATGACACGGCATGGAGGCTTGTGCAGGTGCCTCACGACTTCGTGCTCGAGCGGTCGGCCTACAGCGAGGCTGTACCGGCCTCCCACGGGTCGCTGGTTAAGGGCATTGGCTGGTACCGCAAATCGTTCGAGCTGCCGGCAGAGGATGAGGGGAAGTGTCTGCGGCTGGAGTTCGACGGGGTGTTCCGTGATTGCTCGGTCTGGCTGAACGGACACTTCCTCGGACGGCATCTGAGCGGCTATACCAGCTTCTCCTACGACATAACGGATGTCGCTTGCTATGGTGGGCCCAACGTGGTCGCTGTACGAGCTGATGCTACAGAGTTCGAGGGCTGGTGGTACGAGGGGGGCGGCATCTACCGTGACGTGCGACTCGTGAAGACGCATCGGCTGCATGTTCCGCAATGGGGGACGTGTGTGACGTCAGAGCTCAATGAGACTCACACATCTGCCGTCGTCACGCTGGAGACGGAGGTTCACAATGACGAGCTGCACGACGTCACGTTTGAGCTGGTCACTGTGCTCATCGATCCGCAAGGCCGTACCGTCTGTGAGGTGCAGACGACCGCGGTCATCGCGAGCGAGGAGCGTCTCGTGCTGAAGCAGGACGCCGAGGTGGAGCTGCCGATTCTATGGTCTGTTGATGCGCCGCACCTGTATACGGCGCATACGATGCTGCGGCAGGCTGGCGTCGTCGTCGACAGCTATGACACTCCATTCGGCATTCGCTCCATCCGCTTCGACCCACAGCAAGGGTTCCTGCTGAACGGCAAGCCTGTGAAGCTCAAGGGCGTATGCTGTCACGAGGATCATGCAGGTGTTGGTATGGCGCTCCCTGCAGCGGTCCATGAATTCCGCATTCAACGGCTGAAGGAGATGGGCGGCAATGCGTACCGGACGTCGCACAATCCGCCGACCCCTGCGCTGCTGGAGGCGTGCGACCGCCTCGGGATGCTCGTCATCGACGAGGTGCGCTTCACGGAGACGAGTGAGGAGGCGCTGGAGCAGCTGCGCAGCTTGATTAAGCGCGACCGCAATCATCCATCCGTCATCCTCTGGTCGCTCGGTAATGAGGAGATGGGCATTCAAGGACGCGAGGTCGGCGTCCGCATTATGAGCCGTATGCAGCGGCTTGCGCATAAGCTGGACCCGACTCGCGCGTGTACGTATGGCATGAATGGCGACTGGCTGCCGATGACCGAATTTCATGAGCAGCACGGCTTCCATCTCGATGTACACGGCTTCAACTATATGATGCGTCGCAATTGGAATGCTTACGATCAATTCCGGGAGAGGTTCCCTGATCAGGGCTGCATCGGCTCGGAGAACGCCTCCACGCTCTCGACCCGCGGGCTGTACAAGGAGGAGCATTCGGAGCCGCCGCTTGTGCTCTCTGAGCATGCGAACCAGCTGTGCATCTGGTCGAATCCGAAGCGCCAAGGCATCGTGAGCGGCTACGGTGAGACGTATCCAGTATGGGGGGCACAGCCGGAGGAGGCTTGGAAGGCAGCGGCAGAGCGGCCGTATGTGGCGGGCCTGTTCGTGTGGACCGGGTTCGACTATCGTGGCGAGACGTTCCCGTATGAGTATCCGAGCGTGCTATCTCGTTATGGCATTATGGACTTCTGCGGCTTCGCCAAGGATATCTTCTACTATTATAAGGCCAGATGGACGGAGGAGCCGGTGCTGCACGTATTCCCGCATTGGGACTGGGCAGGCAATGAAGGCGAAGTGATCGACGTGTGGGCGTTCACGAATATGGATGAGGTGGAGCTCTTCTTGAACGGGCAGAGTCTCGGGAAGCAGATCGTGCCGCCGCACGGTCATCCGGAGTGGCAGGTGCCTTATGCGCAGGGTCGCTTGACGGCGAAGGGGTATACGAATGGTGCGCTCGTTGTGACAACGGACATCGAGACGACAACAGGTGCTGCGAAGCTCGAGCTGCGCTCCGCTCGATTCGATCTGACGGCGGATCATGAGGATGTAGGCATCGTTGAAGTGAGGGTCGTCGACGCGAGCGGCCGTCTCGTTCCAGGCGCGGACCACGAGATCGTATTCTCCCTCGAAGGACCGGGCAAGCTGATCGGTACTGGCAACGGTAATCCGGTCAGCCGTGAGGAGGACAAGAAGCCGCAGCGCAAGGCGTATCACGGGTTATGTCAGGTGCTCGTTCAGACGACCGACGAGGCGGGCGAGCTTCGTCTGATGGCGAAGTCGCCGGGGCTCGCGTCAGCGGAGCTCGTGCTTCGGTCGGTTCAGGCAGAAGATGCCGCAGGTGTCAGGTTCGTTCCGTCCATAGGTCTGGCAGACGAAGATGTACTGCATGTTGTCGGCCGTCTGGATGCAGCGGATGGAGGCGTGTAA
- a CDS encoding sugar-binding protein: MRGLGKVLLSMAVLLSTVPAAWTANIGIAQEAPAYVNAVGNGDFEASSLDPWHKTWGTGTASTTSEPVHVISGSQAAVYDGQGSLEQVVNGLKPATTYTMTAYGKVGTSKELALGVKEYNGAETASKVITSSEYERVELTFTTGAASTSAKVYVFNRGVQGTVYADHFQLMVEASSPQDPQPQYPDQVTDNGIYPFSDPDNRGKWKYSLDFSDEFDAQQLNSEKWHDHHIFWSGRAPSFFSANNVRMENGKLILTARYENIPEMDEANSKLPEGATRYENYTTAAVMSTRKSHYGYFEIKAKAAKASITSSFWLKASDGDKSEIDVFEIVGASKLKPYFSKLFPTNLHYYPDGPGGRDVSFPYDYHTEDDLTEDFHVYGLEWNEKWIKYYYDGKLVRAQKNLHWQTPEYIIMDMETFAWHGYPDPASLPADYEVDYVRVWRTNEPASDDSGYELPEPKLASAVKGTPVIDGQVDALWSKAANLGPLRTKGGAPLNAAAVRTLWDESYLYVLAEVQDQELAGTNPKDTYQNDSVEIYIDEGREGASPYDSNDRKINVDYLAQVSGLNVPDGLLRRVERMEGGYRVELAIPWQSAAPQVGAQIGFDVQVNDATAQAGVRVGYLGWNDPLDLVWKDMSMAGILELAPEAASELEANLQGADAVQSEESYVLTYGLAGVDAADPIYAQEVTVQYDASVFEFKGAEVIPNELRQVGDLEHDKQEGRIRIVLASLGANGAVAGATDVLALKFKSKAGSRAAGGSFELSADVSNGAGEEKSLQTVRKQVAVVRSLVDLNGDGKAGIGDLGIVSKSYGRTKRDSDWWQIQSGDRNGNGKIDLPDLNVMGKQLIE; this comes from the coding sequence ATGAGAGGATTAGGGAAAGTGCTCTTGAGTATGGCCGTGCTGCTGTCCACGGTCCCTGCTGCATGGACGGCGAACATTGGGATCGCCCAGGAAGCGCCAGCCTATGTGAATGCGGTAGGTAACGGTGACTTCGAGGCGAGCAGTCTTGATCCGTGGCATAAAACGTGGGGTACGGGTACGGCAAGCACGACGTCAGAGCCTGTCCATGTCATAAGCGGGAGCCAAGCGGCCGTCTATGACGGTCAAGGCTCACTGGAGCAGGTGGTCAACGGTCTGAAGCCTGCTACGACGTATACGATGACTGCCTACGGCAAGGTCGGCACGAGCAAGGAGCTGGCGCTCGGGGTGAAGGAATACAATGGCGCCGAGACGGCATCCAAGGTGATCACGAGTTCGGAGTACGAGCGGGTAGAGCTCACCTTCACGACCGGGGCAGCGAGCACCTCAGCGAAGGTGTACGTGTTCAATCGGGGTGTGCAGGGGACGGTGTATGCCGACCACTTCCAGCTGATGGTCGAAGCGTCTTCTCCCCAAGACCCGCAGCCGCAATATCCAGATCAAGTGACGGATAACGGCATCTACCCGTTCTCAGATCCGGATAATAGGGGCAAGTGGAAGTACAGCCTCGACTTCAGCGATGAGTTCGACGCGCAGCAGTTGAACTCGGAGAAGTGGCATGACCATCATATTTTTTGGAGCGGTCGTGCGCCTTCCTTCTTCTCTGCGAACAACGTTCGGATGGAGAACGGCAAGCTGATCCTTACTGCGAGGTATGAGAACATCCCCGAGATGGATGAGGCGAACAGCAAGCTGCCTGAGGGGGCAACCCGGTATGAGAATTATACGACGGCAGCCGTCATGTCTACGCGCAAGTCGCACTATGGCTACTTCGAGATCAAGGCCAAGGCGGCGAAGGCTTCGATCACAAGCTCCTTCTGGCTGAAGGCGTCCGATGGCGACAAGTCGGAGATCGATGTATTCGAGATTGTCGGTGCCTCGAAGCTGAAGCCTTACTTCTCGAAGCTGTTCCCGACGAATCTGCACTATTACCCGGACGGACCGGGCGGACGCGACGTGAGCTTCCCTTATGACTATCATACGGAGGATGATTTGACTGAAGATTTTCACGTATATGGATTAGAATGGAATGAGAAATGGATCAAGTACTACTACGACGGCAAGCTGGTGCGAGCGCAAAAAAATCTGCATTGGCAAACACCGGAATATATCATCATGGATATGGAAACGTTCGCGTGGCACGGCTACCCGGACCCGGCATCGCTTCCGGCGGACTATGAGGTCGACTACGTTCGGGTGTGGCGCACGAACGAGCCGGCCTCGGACGATTCGGGCTACGAGCTGCCGGAGCCGAAGCTGGCAAGTGCGGTGAAGGGGACACCTGTGATCGACGGTCAAGTCGATGCACTCTGGAGCAAGGCGGCTAATCTTGGCCCGCTGCGGACGAAGGGCGGCGCTCCGCTCAACGCTGCAGCTGTGCGCACCCTATGGGATGAGAGCTACCTCTATGTGCTCGCCGAGGTTCAGGATCAGGAGCTGGCGGGGACGAACCCGAAGGATACGTACCAGAACGACTCCGTGGAGATCTATATCGATGAAGGGCGTGAAGGCGCGTCGCCTTATGACAGTAACGATCGCAAGATCAATGTCGATTATTTGGCACAGGTGTCGGGATTGAACGTTCCGGATGGTCTTCTGCGTAGGGTTGAGAGGATGGAGGGCGGTTATCGGGTAGAGCTGGCGATCCCTTGGCAGTCGGCTGCTCCGCAGGTGGGTGCGCAGATCGGGTTCGATGTGCAGGTGAACGATGCGACGGCTCAGGCTGGCGTGCGTGTCGGCTACCTCGGCTGGAATGACCCGCTCGATCTCGTATGGAAGGACATGAGCATGGCCGGCATTCTGGAGCTTGCTCCTGAAGCAGCCTCCGAGCTTGAGGCTAATCTTCAGGGCGCGGATGCGGTTCAGAGCGAGGAGTCGTACGTGTTGACGTACGGTCTTGCTGGAGTGGACGCTGCGGACCCGATCTATGCGCAAGAGGTTACAGTGCAATATGATGCGAGCGTATTCGAGTTCAAGGGCGCTGAGGTGATCCCGAATGAGCTGCGTCAGGTTGGCGATCTTGAGCATGATAAGCAAGAGGGACGCATTCGTATCGTGCTGGCCAGTCTTGGCGCGAACGGAGCTGTAGCTGGAGCGACGGATGTGCTTGCACTGAAGTTCAAGTCCAAGGCAGGCTCGCGAGCTGCTGGCGGGTCGTTCGAGCTCTCTGCTGACGTCTCGAACGGAGCGGGTGAAGAGAAGTCGCTTCAGACGGTGCGTAAGCAGGTTGCAGTGGTTCGAAGCCTCGTCGATCTCAATGGTGATGGGAAGGCTGGAATCGGCGATCTGGGTATCGTCTCCAAGAGCTACGGCAGGACCAAGCGTGATTCCGATTGGTGGCAGATCCAGTCCGGGGATCGGAACGGAAATGGGAAAATTGATCTACCTGATCTAAATGTTATGGGAAAACAGCTTATAGAGTGA
- a CDS encoding sulfatase has translation MTKQPNILYIMSDDHSAEAISCYGSRLSSVFRTPNLDRLAEEGVRMNSFFSTNSICTPARASIMTGQYGHINGVRTLSDSWRPDRGPNLARELQSHGYETALFGKWHLHCEPEGFDDYSYLTGFGGQGSYQNPEFQSKGQPVRCHEGYVTDLITDMTVHWLEQRSSGKPFFLMCHHKAPHDFWEYADRHEALFDGIHIPAPDSLFEDRSHRSEASRDYGSSVTPRSNVRSLYEDFCAPDYVTGPLQGTEEMTFEQKGMAAYQKYLKDYLRTVAAIDDSIGRLLDCLEALGELDDTIIVYTSDQGMFLGEHDYQDKRWSYEESLRAPLIIRYPRSIPAQSVCDELMANIDMAPTLLDYAGLPIPATMQGTTQRAVIESRSDVPVRTSVYFRYWMHLAHRHDNPAHYGIRTRQYKLIFYYGLPLDASGAIDRPTPPGWELYDLTSDPYELNNVYGDPAYADVTHRLKEELHQLKQHYRDTDDPYPELVLRAQGK, from the coding sequence ATGACCAAGCAACCAAACATTCTCTACATCATGTCCGATGACCATTCCGCCGAAGCGATCAGCTGCTACGGCTCGAGATTGAGCAGCGTCTTCCGCACGCCGAATCTGGATCGACTCGCGGAGGAGGGCGTTCGCATGAACAGCTTCTTCAGCACGAATTCGATCTGCACGCCTGCGAGAGCATCGATCATGACGGGGCAGTACGGTCACATTAACGGCGTACGCACCTTGAGCGATAGCTGGCGGCCGGACCGTGGGCCGAACCTCGCCCGTGAGCTGCAATCGCACGGCTATGAGACCGCGCTGTTCGGCAAGTGGCACCTGCATTGCGAGCCGGAGGGCTTCGACGATTACAGCTATTTGACCGGCTTCGGCGGACAAGGCTCGTACCAGAATCCCGAGTTCCAGTCGAAGGGTCAGCCCGTGCGCTGCCACGAAGGCTACGTCACCGATCTCATTACCGACATGACGGTGCATTGGCTCGAGCAGCGCAGCTCAGGCAAGCCCTTCTTCCTCATGTGTCACCACAAGGCTCCCCATGACTTCTGGGAATATGCGGATCGACACGAAGCGCTGTTCGATGGCATCCACATCCCGGCACCGGACAGCTTATTCGAGGATCGAAGTCACCGCAGTGAGGCGTCCCGCGATTATGGCAGCTCCGTCACACCGCGCAGCAACGTCCGCAGTCTGTACGAGGACTTCTGCGCGCCCGACTACGTCACAGGACCGCTACAGGGCACGGAGGAGATGACCTTCGAGCAGAAGGGAATGGCCGCCTACCAGAAATATCTTAAGGACTACCTGCGCACCGTGGCCGCCATCGATGATTCGATAGGACGACTGCTCGACTGCCTCGAGGCGCTCGGAGAGCTCGACGACACGATCATCGTCTACACCTCCGATCAAGGCATGTTCCTCGGTGAGCATGATTACCAGGATAAGCGCTGGAGCTACGAGGAGTCGCTGCGCGCTCCGCTAATTATCCGATATCCGCGCTCCATCCCGGCACAGTCCGTCTGTGACGAGCTAATGGCCAATATCGACATGGCACCGACCCTGCTCGACTACGCTGGCCTTCCGATCCCGGCTACGATGCAGGGCACGACCCAGCGAGCGGTCATCGAGAGCCGCAGTGACGTGCCCGTAAGAACGAGCGTATACTTCCGCTACTGGATGCATCTGGCCCATAGGCACGATAATCCGGCCCACTATGGGATTCGCACACGGCAATATAAGCTGATCTTCTACTACGGACTGCCGCTCGACGCGAGCGGAGCGATCGATCGGCCGACGCCTCCGGGCTGGGAGCTGTACGATCTGACGAGCGATCCGTACGAGCTGAACAACGTCTACGGCGATCCCGCCTATGCAGACGTCACGCACCGTCTGAAGGAGGAGCTGCACCAGCTGAAGCAGCACTACCGGGATACGGATGATCCGTATCCGGAGCTGGTGCTTCGAGCACAAGGCAAGTAA
- a CDS encoding AraC family transcriptional regulator, with translation MNRKMKHTYLSQLRVSLITSRYATTPLTWRASPSELEFNKLYYIRDGEGCVTINDKTYYPRRGDLLFIPEGCIHGYSLENQKPYTKYWCHFTANIGSQPLAAVCSFPSLLQVEEGTSAQQLEHLFDRLIEAERSPDPCAPILTQSVLLELVYFYLQTVGPEQLTARPLETYTDMSSLLPYIDQHLGSKLTLQQLADIVNVHPNYMVRLFKAQFGFTPIQYLNLQRIRAAKELLMLGKLSIKTVAEQTGFESPYYFTQVFKKHTGLTPTEFRKLDGHE, from the coding sequence ATGAACCGCAAGATGAAGCATACCTACTTGTCGCAGCTCCGCGTGTCGCTCATTACGTCGCGCTATGCGACGACTCCGCTCACATGGAGAGCCTCGCCGTCCGAGCTCGAATTCAACAAGCTGTACTACATTCGGGACGGCGAAGGCTGTGTGACGATCAACGACAAGACGTACTACCCAAGACGAGGGGACCTCCTGTTCATCCCGGAAGGGTGCATCCATGGCTACTCGCTCGAGAACCAGAAGCCTTATACGAAGTACTGGTGTCACTTCACAGCCAACATCGGCTCGCAGCCACTTGCTGCTGTCTGCTCGTTCCCGAGCCTGCTTCAAGTCGAGGAAGGCACAAGCGCCCAGCAGCTCGAACATCTGTTCGATCGCCTCATCGAGGCTGAGCGATCACCCGATCCGTGCGCCCCGATCCTGACCCAATCCGTACTGCTGGAGCTCGTGTACTTCTACTTGCAGACGGTTGGTCCAGAGCAGCTGACAGCCAGGCCGCTCGAGACGTACACCGATATGAGCAGTCTGCTGCCCTATATCGATCAGCATCTGGGCAGCAAGCTGACGCTGCAGCAGCTCGCGGACATCGTCAACGTGCATCCGAATTACATGGTGCGGCTGTTCAAGGCGCAGTTCGGCTTCACACCGATCCAATACTTGAACCTGCAGCGCATCCGCGCCGCCAAGGAGCTGCTCATGCTGGGCAAGCTGTCGATCAAGACGGTCGCCGAGCAGACTGGCTTCGAATCTCCGTATTATTTCACCCAAGTGTTCAAGAAGCATACCGGACTGACCCCCACCGAATTCCGCAAGCTCGACGGTCATGAATGA
- a CDS encoding excinuclease ABC subunit UvrA, giving the protein MNDVEYIRLYGVTERNLKEIDVAIPKRRLTVVTGLSGSGKSTLLFDVLCKEAERQHLLTMGRVAEQVQRPHFREAVNLAPVVAVSQRRTNDHPRSTVGTYSEIYTHLRILYLAASVRKCGECGAGIALSDSKAHKACPECSAELTPLTLAHLSFNTPYGACETCGGLGEELIPDPDKLLDLQASITGGGMLAWKKGVGRFFETALVQAARHYGLPFEPEHMHKPIGELPAMLQELLIYGTDDERIRQLRPDVPPPKTAETGRFEGAVPAVRRRFFDNPGHVASETSDLKPLMKQQVCTSCQGTRLKADARSLTINGTSIAEACGLSLRGLGVLLEEWTDSYRGLSSFAAVQPLMYELQERVQSLADVGLSYLTLDRPMTSLSGGESQRVRLASSLHSNLTDIVFVYDEPSSGLHPKDVERLFRSLQRQRDRGNTVIVVEHQLELAALADYVIEVGPGAGRHGGQIVFQGDVSSMLSCSSSLTSRYIQAGNGAASDSEGYERSGVSEGSQRALRSERQQAQKSGWLRLTDVTQRNLKAVSAEFPLGSITAVVGVSGSGKTTLLFDELLPAIRDKRGSGSECIERIVEIDQKDMGRSSRSNAATYTGIFDAIREWFAAQARKAGFAYKASHFSFNVKGGRCENCQGHGVIKTNMYFMPDAMVACDTCRGSRYTEDILKVTYKGYSIASILEASIQEAADLFADVPSIHQRLEWLLRLGLGYLPLGQPASTLSGGEARRIQLAKELQSPVDKHTLYVLDEPSTGLHPQDTDKLGAAIDELIRLGHTVIMIEHKPLLIRRAHWIVELGPEGGERGGYLLCQGTVSQVRGHATSQIGPFL; this is encoded by the coding sequence CAAGTCTACGTTATTGTTCGATGTGCTGTGCAAGGAAGCGGAGCGGCAGCATCTGCTGACGATGGGGAGAGTGGCGGAGCAGGTGCAGCGTCCACACTTCCGGGAGGCGGTCAATCTCGCACCAGTCGTCGCGGTGTCTCAACGGCGGACGAACGATCATCCGCGTTCTACCGTGGGGACATATAGCGAGATCTATACGCATCTGCGAATTCTGTATCTCGCCGCAAGTGTACGCAAGTGCGGCGAGTGCGGGGCCGGGATTGCGCTCTCCGACTCGAAGGCGCATAAGGCATGTCCGGAGTGCTCGGCAGAGCTGACACCGCTCACATTAGCTCACTTGTCGTTCAATACACCGTATGGAGCTTGTGAGACTTGCGGTGGACTGGGTGAGGAGCTGATCCCGGACCCTGACAAGCTGCTCGATCTGCAAGCATCGATTACCGGAGGCGGGATGCTCGCCTGGAAGAAGGGGGTGGGCCGCTTCTTCGAGACTGCGCTCGTTCAAGCTGCCCGGCATTACGGACTGCCCTTCGAGCCGGAACATATGCACAAGCCGATCGGTGAGCTGCCTGCCATGCTGCAGGAGCTGCTTATCTATGGAACCGATGACGAGCGTATTCGACAGCTTAGACCGGACGTTCCTCCTCCCAAGACGGCCGAGACCGGGCGCTTCGAGGGTGCAGTGCCTGCGGTAAGGCGTCGCTTCTTCGACAATCCGGGGCATGTTGCAAGTGAAACGTCCGACCTCAAGCCGCTCATGAAGCAGCAGGTCTGTACGTCCTGTCAAGGGACGCGGCTGAAGGCGGATGCTCGCAGCCTTACGATTAACGGCACCTCCATCGCCGAAGCCTGCGGCCTATCGCTACGCGGATTAGGTGTGTTGTTGGAGGAGTGGACAGACAGCTATAGAGGCTTGTCGTCCTTCGCTGCTGTTCAGCCGCTCATGTACGAGCTGCAGGAACGGGTACAGAGCCTAGCGGATGTCGGATTGTCCTATCTAACACTGGACCGCCCGATGACGAGCCTATCCGGAGGTGAGTCGCAGCGTGTGCGACTCGCCTCCTCCCTGCATTCCAATTTGACCGACATTGTCTTCGTATACGATGAGCCGTCCTCGGGTCTTCATCCCAAGGATGTCGAGAGGCTGTTCCGTTCCTTGCAGCGGCAGAGAGATCGAGGGAATACAGTCATCGTCGTGGAGCATCAGCTGGAGCTGGCAGCGCTTGCGGATTATGTGATTGAGGTCGGACCGGGGGCGGGGCGGCATGGGGGACAGATTGTGTTTCAAGGCGATGTGTCCAGCATGCTGAGCTGCAGCAGCTCCTTGACGAGCAGATATATTCAGGCCGGGAACGGAGCTGCCTCCGATTCTGAGGGTTATGAGCGGTCTGGGGTCTCCGAAGGGAGCCAGCGCGCCCTACGGTCTGAACGTCAGCAGGCGCAGAAGTCAGGTTGGCTTCGATTGACGGATGTGACGCAGCGAAATCTGAAGGCGGTGAGCGCTGAATTTCCGCTAGGCTCCATTACAGCTGTGGTGGGTGTGTCCGGCTCGGGGAAGACGACGCTGCTCTTCGACGAGCTATTGCCAGCCATTCGGGATAAGAGGGGGAGCGGCTCCGAGTGCATCGAGCGAATTGTGGAGATTGACCAGAAGGACATGGGACGCAGCTCCAGGTCCAATGCTGCAACGTATACTGGTATTTTCGATGCGATCCGTGAATGGTTTGCTGCTCAAGCTCGGAAGGCTGGCTTCGCTTATAAAGCGTCACATTTTTCGTTCAATGTGAAGGGAGGACGCTGCGAGAACTGTCAAGGGCATGGAGTCATCAAGACGAATATGTACTTCATGCCTGACGCGATGGTAGCTTGCGACACATGTCGGGGCTCGCGCTACACGGAAGACATTCTGAAGGTGACTTACAAGGGCTATTCCATTGCGAGTATTCTCGAGGCAAGCATTCAAGAAGCGGCAGACCTATTCGCTGATGTGCCGTCGATTCATCAGCGGCTCGAGTGGCTGCTACGATTGGGGCTGGGGTACTTGCCGTTAGGTCAGCCTGCCAGCACGCTGTCAGGAGGAGAAGCGCGTCGTATTCAACTGGCTAAGGAGCTGCAGAGTCCCGTAGATAAGCATACGCTATATGTGCTGGATGAGCCTTCTACCGGCTTACATCCTCAAGATACAGATAAGCTAGGGGCGGCCATCGACGAGCTCATTCGACTCGGACATACGGTTATTATGATCGAGCATAAGCCGCTGCTGATCAGGCGAGCGCATTGGATTGTGGAGCTGGGCCCTGAGGGCGGTGAGCGAGGCGGATACTTACTCTGTCAAGGGACGGTGTCACAGGTGCGGGGCCATGCTACCTCACAGATCGGCCCCTTCTTGTAG